In Eubacteriales bacterium mix99, the DNA window AATACGTCATGTGCTCACTCCTTACTATTATTTGTTCTTGAATACCATCCGCTTTTCATCCGGCACTTCGGATATTTTACCAAAAACAAAAAGCTGACGACATTCTGTTTCAAACAGAAGTCATCAGCTTTGTTAAGCGGTTTCGGTATTCCCGTGGGAGAACTTCTTTCCCATGATTGTATTATAACATAGGCCCATCCTGCATACAAGAAGCAACCCTGAATTTCCTGAACATTCCGGGTAGGGAATAAATTTATTGATCCAGTATCTCTCCAACCTTTTGCGATACCTCTTCAATGGAAACCATCGTTTTGATCCGCTTGTCCCGGGTGGTGATTTCCACCTGTCCCCTGGCAATGTTCCGCTTGCTGAGAATAATCCGGACCGGTGCCCCAAGCAGATCCGCATCAGCAAACTGCACGCCTGCCGCCGCTCCGCGGTCATCCAGCAGGGTATCCCACTTTTGCCCTAGCTCCTGATAGAGACGGAAGCCCAGCTCCCGGATTCCTTCCTGCGTATCGTTCAGCATACAGATATGAATCAGCCAGGGAGCCACGGATTTCGGCCAGATTGGCCCATATTCATCGTGATTATCCTCCAGTACGCAGGCCAGCAGGCGCCCGACGCCGATGCCGTAGCATCCCATAAGGGGGGTCTGAAGCGTTCCGTTTTCATCCATGTACTGCATTCCCATGCTTTTGGTGTACTTCGTGCCAAGCTGAAAGATATTTCCTGCCTCAATGCCCCGGCGTACCTTCAGGGGACCGCCGCATTTGACGCAGGCATCCCCTTCCTTTACCTTGGCCACATCCACAAACTCCCTGATATCCAGATCCCTGGGAACGCTCACGCCCCGGATATGGTAATCCTTTCGGTTGGCGCCGCACGCCAGGTTCGTTTCCCCTTCCAGGGATTTGTCATAAAGGACCTGTATGCCTTCCGCATTCAGATGATAAGCTCCGATATACCCAAAGCAGAGATCCACTCCTTCGTAATCTGTCAGGGGATCCACTTCCGTACCCAGTATTTTTTTCAGTTTCACTTCATTGACCTGCAGATCTCCGCGGACAAACACCACTACAGGAATCTTGTTGTCCCTGCGGGAAAATACCGTAGCCTTCATGGTACGGGACTCCGGTACGGACAGAAACTTCGTCAATGCCTCAATATCCCGGACACCCGGCGTATGAACCTCTTCCATGGGCCGTTCCTCACAAGGCTCCTTCTGAATGCTGGATACCGCGACTTCCATATTGGACTGATATCCACACTGATCGCACAGCACAATGGTGTCTTCCCCTCCATCGGAAAGATACATAAACTCGTGGGCCTTTTGGCCGCCCATCATTCCGGTATCCGACTCAATGGCGACGACATTCCTCAGCCCGACCCTTTTATAGATCCTGCCATAAGATTCCAGAACCTTCTGGTAATAGGCATCCAGATCCTCCTGGGACGTATGGAAGGAATACGCATCCTTCATGGTAAACTCCCGGACCCGGATCAGTCCTCCCCGAGCTCTGGGCTCATCCCGGAATTTGGTCTGGATCTGATAGATCATAAAAGGATACTGCAGATAGGACTTTGCTTCTGAACGGGCAAGATGGACCGCTGCCTCTTCGTGAGTCATGCCCAGAACCATGTCGTGCCCACTCCGGTCCTTCAGGCGCAGCAGCTCGCTGCCCACCGAATCAAAACGCCCGGATTCCTTCCAAAGATCCGCCGGAAGCACAACTGGAAACAATACTTCCTGGCCGCCAATGGCGTCCATCTCCTCCCGGATGATCTGTTCGATCTTCCGGGATGCCTTCTTCGCAGGAGGAAGCAGGGTAAAAATTCCATTGGACACCTGCCGGATGTAACCGCCCCGAAGCATGAAGATATGACTGGCCATAAACGCATCCGCAGGCTTTTCCTTAAACCTCTCCCCCAGCAGCTTACTCAACAACATACTATTTTAAGACTCCTTTCGTCCTGCATCCGCTTTTTCAAATGCACCTGTTGCTCTATTCTACAATATATCCATGTTTCCGTCTACCACAACGAAATTATTTCATGATATCATCCATAAATTGCGTCAATGACTTCGGAGAAGATTCCTACATTCTGACCCCCTTTGATAACAGGAATCATAAAGATCATGAAGCAGCTGGGGCTGGACAGACTGGAGAATATGGTGAACAATCAGGAGATTGACAAATTGCTGACAAGGGAATAAAACCGCCTGCACCGGAATCACGGCAGGCTATACCGCATTGAGCTGTGCATAATACCCTCCCAGCTCCATCAGGCTTTCATGGTTCCCGGATTCCACGATGCGGCCCTTTCGCATCAGAAAGATCATATCGGCATTCCGGATAGTGGACAGCCGGTGGGCAATGATCAGCGTGGTCCGGTCTCTTGAGATATTCTCAATGGACTTCTGGATCAGCTTTTCCGTTTTGGTGTCAATATTGGCCGTTGCCTCATCCAGTACAAAGATAGCCGGGTCATGGGCAATGGTCCTGGCAAATGCCAGCAGCTGCCTCTGACCGGCGGAAAAGGTACTCCCCCTCTCCGTGACCATCTCGTGCATTTTATGCGGCAGCTCATCAATAAACGCATCCGCACAGGAAAGCTTCAGGGCTTCTGCCACCGTTTCATCAGAAATGTGGTTGCTCAGGGTGACATTGTCCCGGATACTGCCCGAAAAAAGAAATACGTCCTGCAGCACGACGGAAATGTTCCGCCGCAGATCCTTTAAATTGATATCATTGATATTGACCCCATCGATCCGGATCTCCCCCTTCTGCACCCGGTAAAAGCGGGAAATCAAGTTGATGATGGTGGTTTTGCCGGCGCCGGTGGCTCCGACAAAAGCCGCTGTCTGCCCTTTTTGGATCCGAAAGCTGACATCCTTCAGCACCCAGTCCTCTTTTTCATAGGCAAACCAGACATGTCGGAATTCAATTTCTCCCTGCAGTCTTTCCAGGTGCATGCCGGAATCACAATCTTCCAGGCTGCCTTCCTCATCCAGAATTTCAAAAATGCGATCTGCCGAAACCACTGCTGACTGAATGGTATTGTATTTTTCCGCCAGGTCGTTGATGGGATCAAAAAACTGTTTGATATAATTGGTAAAAGCATAGAGAACGCCGATGTCCAGCGTATGGTTCATGATACGCCCCATTCCGTACCATACCAGCAGGGCAATGGCCAGCGAATTGAAGATCTCAATGGAAGGGCGCAGGATACTGTGCAGCATCAGGCGGGTAAGAGAGGCCTGATAATATTTGTCATTCAGGCCCTGAAATTCTCCCTCCTTTTCCCGCTGCATGTTAAAGATCTGCACCAGCTTCATCCCCGATATGTTTTCCGCAAAAAAGCCGTTAATGCGGCCGGTCAGACGCTTGATGACCACAAAATTGGCTTTCATTTTCCTTTTCATGAAATTGGTGATCATAACAATAAAGGGAAGCACTGCAAACCCAATCAGAGACAGCTGCCAATCCAGTTTCACCATAATGACCACAATGCCGATCAGAAGAAAAACATCCTTGAACAGATCGATCAAAACGTCCGTAAACATCTGGCTCAGTTCTTCCACATCGTTGGTAGCCCGTGTGATCAGCCGCCCGGAAGAGTATTTGTCCAGAAGGGACAACGGCATATGCTGAATATGGGAAAATACGGTTCTCCGCAGGTCGGTTATGACATTCTGCCCAACCCAGGTCATGGCATTGATCTGCACCGCACTGAGAACCGAGCTCCCGGCGATCAGGAGCATATAGAGAACCCCCATGGCAGGGATGGAAGAAAGTCCATGCTGCGGTTTGCCCGCCACCAGAAAATCGTCGATAACCTTCTGCATCACCAGCGGTTTGTATAGCGCGGCCCCATTCACCGCTATCACACACAATACACAGGCGAGTATGATTTTCCAGTAGGGCAGGCTCATTTTCATCAGGCGCAGCAGACTGTGATGTTTTTGCTCAGGATGCTTCATTTTCCATGTCCTCCCTTTGCTCTTGCTCGTACTGTTCCTGGTACAGCTCCCTGTACAATCCTTCCCGATCGATCAGCTCATCATGTGTTCCCTGCTCAACAATGCGGCCATGATCCAGGACAATGATTTCATCGGCGTTCCGCAAGGCGGAAATGCGATGGGCAATGACAATGCCGGTATGGCCTTTCATTTCCCGTTTCAGATTTTTCAGAATCGCTCCCTCTGTCCGGGTGTCCACAGCAGACAGGGCATCGTCCAGAATGTAAATGGGCGGATGCTTGATGATCGCTCTGGCGATGGAGATCCGCTGCTTCTGTCCGCCGGACAGATTCGCTCCCCGCTCCCCGATCTGCGTTTCAAACTGATCCGGAAATTCCATGATATCCTGATAGATCATGCTGGACTGCACCGCACTTTTAATCTCGTCTTCGGAATACCGGTCATTGAAATAGCGGACATTCTCATAGATGCTGTCGGAAAACAGGAAATTGTCCTGGGGAACATAACCAATGTTTTCCCGAAGTTCCTCCAGGGAATATCCGTTGATGTCCTTTCCGTCCAGAAGGATTTTCCCGGACTCCACATTGTACAGCCGCAGCAGAAGATTGACCAGTGTGGTCTTGCCGCTGCCGGTCCTGCCAATGATACCCAGTATCCTGCCTTTTTTCAGATTGATGTTGATGTCCTCCAGGGCATACTCCTCCTGACCGGGATAGCGGAAGGACAAATCACGAATCGTAAGATTCCCTTCCAGCCGCTCCATGGAACCGAAAAGCGGGATCTCATCCCGGATCTCCGGCTCCACCTCAAAAATCTCACCAAGCCGCTTATAGGAAGCCATGCCTCTCTGAAAAATGTTGATGATTCTTCCAATGGAGACCACCGGACGCATGATCATGGTCAGATATCCGTTGAATGCAACAAAATCACCGAGGGAGATCTCATGGGCCCGGACAAGAGAACTTCCGTAGATCAGATTGATTGTGAAGCTGATGCCAAAGAAGATTTGAATCAGGGGAGTCAGAAGGGAAGAAACCCTCACCATATCGATGTTGGACTGCTTCATACGGCCGTTGAGCACATCAAACCGGCTGACTTCATCCTCCTCCTGCACATAGGTTTTGATCACGCGGATGCCGGAAATGTTCTCCTGTATCCGGTCAGAAATGGTTGCAAAGTTCTTTTGTACCGCCCGGAACCGATGCTGTATGGTTCCTCCCAGCCGGACAATCATGAAAACAACGAAAGGAATCGGAAGCAGGGCAAGCAGGGTCAACCTGGGGTTTACGGATCCTGCCATGGAAAAGACAGAGATCAGCCCCATACCGAGACCGTTGAGGATCAGGGATACCCCGGGACCAAAGCTTTTCCGCACGGCACCGATGTCGTTGATGGCATAGGCCATGAGATCCCCGGTTTTCCGGTTGTTGTAGAAATCAACGGACATTTGCTGAAGGTGCCGGAACAGCTTCATCCGCAGAAAACATTCCATATTGCGGGCATTTCCCATGATGAAATACCGCCAGATAAACCGGGTGACAAAGACGCCCAGCGCAGCAAGCAGAATCCGCCCGACATACCGCATCACCTGGTGCATATCGATGACAGGAGCCTTCAACAAGTCAATGATGATCCCCAGATATCGGGGAGACAATGCCTCAATCGAAACACACAACAACAGAAAAATGGCGCCCCACAGGTAATTCGTCCAATACTTCTTCAGGAACTCCGATACAATTTTGTTCTTCATAGGGATAGGAACATCCTTTTTGTGTTTTTCCGATTCCTTTTTTATGAGTCCACACAGATGTCGCCGAAGACCGGTGAATCAGAAACCGGTTTGTCAGCTTCCTTTATTATAGCATAGTGATACGTATAAGTGAATTCAAAATGAAAAAAAGGACAAAAAGACAAAGGCCGTGAATCCTCCGTAAAGAGAATTCAGGGCCTCAAAAAACCGCTCTGCAAAACGCAGGATCCATGGAACCTGCGAATCCGTATTTACGGCATCACGAGCAACCGGTGGTCGCCCCGCAGTCCTCACAGACCTTGCAGGTGCCGTTCCTCCGCAGGCGTGTACTGCCGCAGGTGGCGCAGACCTCTCCGTAGATCCGGTCGCCCCTGTCGTTTTCCTTTTCCTTCCCGTCCGGAACGGGAGGATCCTCTGTCATTCCTGCAGCATCCATGCTGCCTTCGGTCTCATCCTCTGAAGTGGCCGTCACCAGGTCATGGGCAGAAAGGACCGGTTCGCCGCCTTGTTCCCCGGGCTTCACCTGACAACGGGAAAAGTCGCCCAGCTCAATGTCAATGATCTTGCTAACCAGATCCGAGATGGAAGTGGCAGACTTGATATAGGGATGCCGGCTGACAAAACCCGATGGTTCATATTGCTGTCCCCGCAGGGTACGGGAAATCTCCTCTGCCGGAATGTGGTACTGCAGCATGTTGGAAATCGCCTTGGACAGGGAGGCCAGCAAGCCTTTTACCACGGTTCCTTCCTTGTCTGTGGAAATAAACAGCTCTGCGATCTTCCCGTTGGGATAGAAATTGACGGTAACATACAGCTCAATATCCCCGATCTTGGCGCTGTGCGTAAACCCGGGCCTCCGTCCCCTGGCTTTCTCCCGAACGGGAACGTTTTGCCTGCTTGCCCTGGCTGCCTCCAGCAGTTCCTGATAGGTCATATCCTCCAGATCCTTTTCGGATTTGGGCGTAATCCCGGAAGTCAGGGGCTGGCTGGCCTTGGAACCATCCCGATATATGGCAATGGCTTTGGTGCCTGTGTTGTAGGCCAGCAGATGGATTCGTTCAATATCCTTCACGGTGGCGGAATGAGGCAGGTTTACGGTCTTGGAAACCGATCCGGAAATCATGGGAGTGATAGCGGATACCATCAGCACATGTCCTTCCGGTGAGATGGAACGCTTACCGGTACCGCATCTGCCGGCGGTATCAAAAATGGGATAATGCTCTTCTTTCAGATACGGAGCGCCTTCCATTTTGCCATCCAGGATATTGCCGTCCGCATCCCTCCGCAGAATATAGCTGACAATGGCATCGATCTGATCCTCCGGATATCCCAGATTCTTCAGTGCCGTTTCAATCACCGGGTTCACCATGATCATGGAATTCCCACTGATCATTTTTTTATAGATCACGTGGGCATAAAAGGGTTCAATGGAAGTTGCCCCGCAGTCCATGGCAAAGGAAATGGTGCCGGTGGGAGCGACCACCGCTACCTGGGCATTCCGGTATCCAAACTTTGTACCGCTGTCACAGGCCAGATCCCAGCAATGCTTCAGGGCAGAGCAGACATCCTGAAAGCCCATGGAATCCAGCAGTTCATGATCCACCTTCATGGGTTCATAGCTTAAATTCTCATATCCGTCGGATCTTGCCCCGGCAACCCGGGAATGATTGCGGATTACCCGCAGCATATACTTCTTATTCAGGCTGTATTTCTCAAAGGAACCGAGCTTCTGTGCCATCAGGGAAGAGACATAGTAGGAATAGCCGGTCAGGATGCCCAGAATGGAAGCTGCCAATGCCCGGGCTTCCCTGGAATCATACGGATACCCTGCCGCCATCAGCAGGGAAGACAGATTGGCAGGTCCAAGACCGGTGGTTCGGAAAAGATGGGACCGCATCGCAATCTGTTTAGTAGGAAACTGTCCCCAGTGAATGGATGCCTCCAGGACCATCTGAACCAGGGCAACCGTATGCATGAAATCCTCCACCCGGAAGGATTTTGTTTCCGGATCGTAAAAAAAGTACAGGTTGATGGATGCCAGGTTGCATGCCGTATCATTCAGGAAAGCATATTCACTGCAGGGGTTGGTGGCGTTGATCTGATTATGCTTTGCCCATACCTGACCATCCTCCCCTGCAGGACAGGTGTGCCATTCATTGAATCTGCCATGAAACTGCAGCCCGGGGTCTGCACAGCTGTATGCAGACTGGTTGATCGCATCCCACAGCTCCCGGACAGGGATTTCCCGGTCCACTGCGGAGTCCACCCTGCCGTGCAGGGTAATGGCCGCATCGGGATCCTGATCCAGATTCCGGATCTTTTCCATGGTATCGTCGGACAGCCGGACAGAGTTGTTTCCGTTCTGGCCGGACACGGTACTGTAAGCATCTCCGTTGAAATCCGTATCATAGCCCATCTTGCCCAATGCCCGGACCTTGTCCTCCTCCTTTGCCTTCCAGGTCACAAACTTCAGGATATCCGGATGGTCGTCGTCCACAATGACCATTTTGGCGGCACGGCGTGTTGTACCGCCGGATTTGATGGCGCCTGCGTTTTTATCAAGACCTTTCAGAAAGCTCAGAAGCCCGGATGAATAGCCGCCGCTGGACAGCTTCTCCCCTTCCCCGCGAATCGGCGAAAAATTGGTTCCGGTACCGGATCCTCCCTTGAACAGCTTTGTCTCGGTAACATACTGTTCCGTAATGGACTGGTCCCCCATCAGCTTATCCTTTATGGAAAGAATAAAGCAGGCGGATGCCTGGGTCCGGGTATAACGATCCTTGCTCTCCACAACCTTCTTTTGATCCGGATCATAATAATACAGGCCGTCGGGGTCACCGCTGATACCGTAGGCAAGCTTCAGACCGGTATTGAACCATTGGGGGGAATTGGGCGCCCATGCCTGGGAAAGCAGCAGGTAAACCAGCTCATCATACAGAATCTTCCCCTGCTCCTCCTCATCGATCAGTCCTTCGTCCTCCAATGCACGGACCCAGAAGGAAACCATGCGATCCGCCACTTCCCGCATGCTTCGTTCGTGACCCACTTCGTTGGGAACGCCTGCCTTCCTGAAGTAATTCATGGCTATGATGTCACAGGCATTCTGGGAATACCGGACCGGAAACTCCAGATCCTTCATGTCACATACGGCCTTGTTTCTTTTATAATCCATGATCCGGACATCAACGGTCTTCCATTCAAAAAGGTCATAAACGGTCTTGTCAGGGTCTTTCTCCAGTACCCTGGTAAACCTTCTCACCATCAAATCGTTTATCGTCTTCAAGTACGTGTTCTCCTCCTTTGTATTGCAGCCATTGCTTCCCATATCCTCCCTTGCATCTTCTCCGTCCGTTTCCGCATTTCCGCAGGACGGGTTCCAA includes these proteins:
- a CDS encoding ABC transporter ATP-binding protein, producing the protein MKHPEQKHHSLLRLMKMSLPYWKIILACVLCVIAVNGAALYKPLVMQKVIDDFLVAGKPQHGLSSIPAMGVLYMLLIAGSSVLSAVQINAMTWVGQNVITDLRRTVFSHIQHMPLSLLDKYSSGRLITRATNDVEELSQMFTDVLIDLFKDVFLLIGIVVIMVKLDWQLSLIGFAVLPFIVMITNFMKRKMKANFVVIKRLTGRINGFFAENISGMKLVQIFNMQREKEGEFQGLNDKYYQASLTRLMLHSILRPSIEIFNSLAIALLVWYGMGRIMNHTLDIGVLYAFTNYIKQFFDPINDLAEKYNTIQSAVVSADRIFEILDEEGSLEDCDSGMHLERLQGEIEFRHVWFAYEKEDWVLKDVSFRIQKGQTAAFVGATGAGKTTIINLISRFYRVQKGEIRIDGVNINDINLKDLRRNISVVLQDVFLFSGSIRDNVTLSNHISDETVAEALKLSCADAFIDELPHKMHEMVTERGSTFSAGQRQLLAFARTIAHDPAIFVLDEATANIDTKTEKLIQKSIENISRDRTTLIIAHRLSTIRNADMIFLMRKGRIVESGNHESLMELGGYYAQLNAV
- a CDS encoding vitamin B12-dependent ribonucleotide reductase, whose amino-acid sequence is MKTINDLMVRRFTRVLEKDPDKTVYDLFEWKTVDVRIMDYKRNKAVCDMKDLEFPVRYSQNACDIIAMNYFRKAGVPNEVGHERSMREVADRMVSFWVRALEDEGLIDEEEQGKILYDELVYLLLSQAWAPNSPQWFNTGLKLAYGISGDPDGLYYYDPDQKKVVESKDRYTRTQASACFILSIKDKLMGDQSITEQYVTETKLFKGGSGTGTNFSPIRGEGEKLSSGGYSSGLLSFLKGLDKNAGAIKSGGTTRRAAKMVIVDDDHPDILKFVTWKAKEEDKVRALGKMGYDTDFNGDAYSTVSGQNGNNSVRLSDDTMEKIRNLDQDPDAAITLHGRVDSAVDREIPVRELWDAINQSAYSCADPGLQFHGRFNEWHTCPAGEDGQVWAKHNQINATNPCSEYAFLNDTACNLASINLYFFYDPETKSFRVEDFMHTVALVQMVLEASIHWGQFPTKQIAMRSHLFRTTGLGPANLSSLLMAAGYPYDSREARALAASILGILTGYSYYVSSLMAQKLGSFEKYSLNKKYMLRVIRNHSRVAGARSDGYENLSYEPMKVDHELLDSMGFQDVCSALKHCWDLACDSGTKFGYRNAQVAVVAPTGTISFAMDCGATSIEPFYAHVIYKKMISGNSMIMVNPVIETALKNLGYPEDQIDAIVSYILRRDADGNILDGKMEGAPYLKEEHYPIFDTAGRCGTGKRSISPEGHVLMVSAITPMISGSVSKTVNLPHSATVKDIERIHLLAYNTGTKAIAIYRDGSKASQPLTSGITPKSEKDLEDMTYQELLEAARASRQNVPVREKARGRRPGFTHSAKIGDIELYVTVNFYPNGKIAELFISTDKEGTVVKGLLASLSKAISNMLQYHIPAEEISRTLRGQQYEPSGFVSRHPYIKSATSISDLVSKIIDIELGDFSRCQVKPGEQGGEPVLSAHDLVTATSEDETEGSMDAAGMTEDPPVPDGKEKENDRGDRIYGEVCATCGSTRLRRNGTCKVCEDCGATTGCS
- a CDS encoding ABC transporter ATP-binding protein → MKNKIVSEFLKKYWTNYLWGAIFLLLCVSIEALSPRYLGIIIDLLKAPVIDMHQVMRYVGRILLAALGVFVTRFIWRYFIMGNARNMECFLRMKLFRHLQQMSVDFYNNRKTGDLMAYAINDIGAVRKSFGPGVSLILNGLGMGLISVFSMAGSVNPRLTLLALLPIPFVVFMIVRLGGTIQHRFRAVQKNFATISDRIQENISGIRVIKTYVQEEDEVSRFDVLNGRMKQSNIDMVRVSSLLTPLIQIFFGISFTINLIYGSSLVRAHEISLGDFVAFNGYLTMIMRPVVSIGRIINIFQRGMASYKRLGEIFEVEPEIRDEIPLFGSMERLEGNLTIRDLSFRYPGQEEYALEDININLKKGRILGIIGRTGSGKTTLVNLLLRLYNVESGKILLDGKDINGYSLEELRENIGYVPQDNFLFSDSIYENVRYFNDRYSEDEIKSAVQSSMIYQDIMEFPDQFETQIGERGANLSGGQKQRISIARAIIKHPPIYILDDALSAVDTRTEGAILKNLKREMKGHTGIVIAHRISALRNADEIIVLDHGRIVEQGTHDELIDREGLYRELYQEQYEQEQREDMENEAS
- a CDS encoding proline--tRNA ligase, with the translated sequence MLLSKLLGERFKEKPADAFMASHIFMLRGGYIRQVSNGIFTLLPPAKKASRKIEQIIREEMDAIGGQEVLFPVVLPADLWKESGRFDSVGSELLRLKDRSGHDMVLGMTHEEAAVHLARSEAKSYLQYPFMIYQIQTKFRDEPRARGGLIRVREFTMKDAYSFHTSQEDLDAYYQKVLESYGRIYKRVGLRNVVAIESDTGMMGGQKAHEFMYLSDGGEDTIVLCDQCGYQSNMEVAVSSIQKEPCEERPMEEVHTPGVRDIEALTKFLSVPESRTMKATVFSRRDNKIPVVVFVRGDLQVNEVKLKKILGTEVDPLTDYEGVDLCFGYIGAYHLNAEGIQVLYDKSLEGETNLACGANRKDYHIRGVSVPRDLDIREFVDVAKVKEGDACVKCGGPLKVRRGIEAGNIFQLGTKYTKSMGMQYMDENGTLQTPLMGCYGIGVGRLLACVLEDNHDEYGPIWPKSVAPWLIHICMLNDTQEGIRELGFRLYQELGQKWDTLLDDRGAAAGVQFADADLLGAPVRIILSKRNIARGQVEITTRDKRIKTMVSIEEVSQKVGEILDQ